Within Wyeomyia smithii strain HCP4-BCI-WySm-NY-G18 chromosome 2, ASM2978416v1, whole genome shotgun sequence, the genomic segment caaataaaCTCTGCCACAAACTTTCTTCACTTCTCTTTCAACCGCTAACTCAAATTCGATTCAAAATGGAGCGAAAAAGTGTGGACTAACAGTGGGTGCAATATATATTGGGTATTAGCTATTAGCTCTTACAGTTTGCTATTGGGTTTCGTTTGCTGGTGTGTGCGTGTTCTGTGTTGGGATCTGTTTGTTAAGTGTGTGTAGTACGCCTGCATACATGGAGCTGAGATTGTCAACATCGGACCGTTTGTTGACTGCATGTTTGGTGTTAACAATATGACAGACTTCTAAAATCGGGAGAGCTAATTTTCGTGTGTGCTGAtcgataatttttgttttttctaggTTGAAGTTATGATTTGCTTCGATACTGTGGTAAAGGAGTGCCGTCTTCTCTTTAAGTCGTTCGAGATCGAATTGTGTGCTGGGATCGTCATCGTTTTTGCCGCGGAGTCTTTCTATTTCATTGATTGTTGATCGGTGGCTGCTTATGCGTTTTTTCAGTTGGGTTGTGGTTAACCCGACATAGCTGGCTTCGCAATCGTTGCAGGGAATCCTGTAGATCACGTTATGTCGCATCTCTGGAGGTATAGTGTCTTtcatgttggtgaaaattctgcTGGCGGTGTTCCCGTATCTTGACGCTAGTGTTATGTTGGGGAAGGCCGCTTTTAATGCCTTACTCAGCCGTTGTGTCAGGTCATTCACAAACAGCATCGGTTTGTACACAACCGTGCCTCCATCGTCGGACGAATTTCTCGTGTTTCGTTCGGTGTTTCGGATGTTGCCATTCAACAGCCGATGTCGTAGCGCCGCTGGGTAGTGGTTCCGCCTCAACAGCTCAACAGTGTCAGATAAGAAAACGTACCTGGCCATCAAAGCGAATCCTACGTGGGGCCATCAGAAAACGAACAACAGCCTTGTTTCACGCCTTCAAAATCTGGCGCTAATCGATGCAAAAACAGCATACCGATGAAAAACGACCACAGCGCAATGTCCGAGAATATATGGTCTACCCAAAGTACATAAACCAATCATGCCACTCCGGCCGGTAGTCTCCAACATAGGAGCACCGTCATATATGTTGTCGAAATATGTCGGGCaaataatacaggcatccaTAAAGAGCGACTTTAACATAAAAGATTCGTTTTCATTTTGTAGCTATATTAACTCAATTCGATTACCAGAAGACTATGTCCTTGTATCGTTTGACGTTACATCGCTTTTCACTAGCATTCCAACGTACATGATTCCTGGCATTATCATTAACAGATGGCAGGATAAAAAGCAAAACACGGATATCAACCTAGATTTAGTCTTAGAGATAATAGATTTTTGTCTGAATGGAAGCTACTTTTCATACAAAGGAAAGTTTTTCCGGCAGATCCACGGAACAGCCATGGGAAATTCGCTCTCACCAACAAAAGCGGACTTAGTGATGGAATCGCTTCTGGAAAACGTCGCTAGAAAAATTGACTTCCCAGCACCAGTTTTAAAAAAGTACGTCGATGACTTGATTCTTGCTCTTCCCCCGGACCGAGTCACAGacgttttgaacatttttaacaGTTTCAACAACAATATTCAATTCACGATCGAATTggagaaagatagaaaaataccATTCCTTGACATGGTACTAATACGGCAAACTGACCAAACCATCCGTACTGAGTGGTATAGCAAACCGATGGCATCTGGTCGCCTCCTAGACTTTCATTCATGCCACCCACTTCATCTAAAAATGAATACCATCGCAAACTTTATCCAAAGAGTCCGACAGTTCACCACAAACAGTCCGAAGGAAGCAGCTAACATAACCATAAATGAACTGTTGAGGCGGAACCACTACCCAGCGGCGCTACGACATCGGCTGTTGAATGGCAACATCCGAAACACCGAACGAAACACGAGAAATTCGTCCGACGATGGAGGCACGGTTGTGTACAAACCGATGCTGTTTGTGAATGACCTGACACAACGGCTGAGTAAGGCATTAAAAGCGGCCTCCCCCAACATAACACTAGCGTCAAGATACGGGAACACCGCCAgcagaattttcaccaacatgaAAGACACTATACCTCCAGAGATGCGACATAACGTGATCTACAGGATTCCCTGCAACGATTGCGAAGCCAGCTATGTCGGGTTAACCACAACCCAACTGAAAAAACGCATAAGCAGCCACCGATCAACAATCAATGAAATAGAAAGACTCCGCGGCAAAAACGATGACGATCCCAGCACACAATTCGATCTCGAACGATTTAAAGAGAAGACGGCACTTCTTCACCACAGCATCGAAGCAAATCATAACTTCAAcctagaaaaaaacaaaaattatcgaTCAGCACACACGAAAATTAGCTCTCCCGATTTTATAAGTGTCATATTGTTAACACCAAACATGCAGTCAACAAACGGTCCGATGTTGACAATCTCAGCTCCATGTATGCAGGCGTACTACACACACATAACAAACAGATCCCAACACAGAACACGCACACACCAGCAAACGAAACCCAATAGCAAACTGTAAGAGCTAATAGCTAATACCCAATATATATTGCACCCACTGTTAGTCCACACTTTTTCGCTCCATTTTGAATCGAATTTGAGTTAGCGGTTGAAAGAGTAGTGAAGGAAGTTTGTGGCATAGTTTATTTGTTAACTTTAAATTAGAGCGGGTTTGAATATTGACACAATAGTAGCTAGTAAATAGGACAGGAATGCTGATGCCGAAGCTTG encodes:
- the LOC129719727 gene encoding uncharacterized protein LOC129719727, whose protein sequence is MIPGIIINRWQDKKQNTDINLDLVLEIIDFCLNGSYFSYKGKFFRQIHGTAMGNSLSPTKADLVMESLLENVARKIDFPAPVLKKYVDDLILALPPDRVTDVLNIFNSFNNNIQFTIELEKDRKIPFLDMVLIRQTDQTIRTEWYSKPMASGRLLDFHSCHPLHLKMNTIANFIQRVRQFTTNSPKEAANITINELLRRNHYPAALRHRLLNGNIRNTERNTRNSSDDGGTVVYKPMLFVNDLTQRLSKALKAASPNITLASRYGNTASRIFTNMKDTIPPEMRHNVIYRIPCNDCEASYVGLTTTQLKKRISSHRSTINEIERLRGKNDDDPSTQFDLERFKEKTALLHHSIEANHNFNLEKNKNYRSAHTKISSPDFISVILLTPNMQSTNGPMLTISAPCMQAYYTHITNRSQHRTRTHQQTKPNSKL
- the LOC129719726 gene encoding uncharacterized protein LOC129719726: MARYVFLSDTVELLRRNHYPAALRHRLLNGNIRNTERNTRNSSDDGGTVVYKPMLFVNDLTQRLSKALKAAFPNITLASRYGNTASRIFTNMKDTIPPEMRHNVIYRIPCNDCEASYVGLTTTQLKKRISSHRSTINEIERLRGKNDDDPSTQFDLERLKEKTALLYHSIEANHNFNLEKTKIIDQHTRKLALPILEVCHIVNTKHAVNKRSDVDNLSSIPHFFAPF